ATAGGTGGTAAGTTCCTCTTTGAGGCGATCAAGTGTTGCTTTGGCCTGTTTCTTCTCAAGTAGTGCTTCCCGTGCCAAATCTTCGCGTCCCTTGCTTATTGCCAGTTCTGCTCGGCTCTGCCAGCGTTCTACTGCATTGAGCGCTTCTTTATAGGTACGGTCGGTCTTTGCCCTGCTGGCCATTTTTGCGGCGCAGGAACTCTTGAGTTCAATCAGGGTATCTTCCATCTCCTGCATCATCAACTTGATCATCTTTTCGGGATCTTCTGCCTTATCGAGCAGTGAGTTGATGTTTGCATTTACAATATCCAAGAATCTTGAAAAAACTCCCATAATTTCTCTCCTTAGGTAGTAGTACCACCTCTGTTTCTATAAGTCTAGTTGCACGATTCGTGCCAACTCCAATATATCTATGAAAAATTTGATAAATCACCATTTTAGCAAGGATTGGAGCTATACGGCTTTTCTTGTCTGCTGAGCTGTGCTACCCTGTTTCTGGCAAATCATACCAAGGATGGCAAAATTTACCAACAGAGGAGCACCGAATGGAATCCCCACAAGGCGGAGGATACAACCAGCAACCATTAGGAGAAAGCGAAGTTTTCCTGGATTTCCAGAGCAAGCTTAGCCGAGCAGCTACCGTAAACCGTTCTGTCCTCCTGGTAGGGGAGCGTGGCAGCGGCAAGGAGATTGCAGCAAGAAGATTGCACTTTCTCTCTCCTCGATGGCAGCAGAGCTTGGTAACTGTCAACTGTGCTGCGCTTCCTCCTTCCTTGATCGAGACCGAACTTTTCGGTTATGAGCAGGGAGCGTTCACCGGGGCCCAGAAGACCCGCAAGGGGCGTTTTGAAGAGGCTGAGGGAGGTACGCTTTTCTTGGATGAGATCGGTCTCATTCCGCTGGAGGTACAAGAGAAAATCCTTCGTGTAGTGGAATATGGGACCTATGAACGGGTCGGCTCCTCTGTCACCCATGAGGTGAATGTGAAGA
This sequence is a window from uncultured Sphaerochaeta sp.. Protein-coding genes within it:
- a CDS encoding PspA/IM30 family protein; translated protein: MGVFSRFLDIVNANINSLLDKAEDPEKMIKLMMQEMEDTLIELKSSCAAKMASRAKTDRTYKEALNAVERWQSRAELAISKGREDLAREALLEKKQAKATLDRLKEELTTYDEVIKTAKSEINQIEDKLSTVKQKYQMMVERAKRAREEQAAQETLRRASEGNTLHRFNDMEEKIDRMQADNDLNRSGSTLDEKFRDLEEMDDIDAEIEELRKRAGL